A region of the Acidobacteriota bacterium genome:
TGAGAATTACCAGGATCTCCACGACCTGATCTTTCAGATCAACAATCTCTCCGGCGCGGCCCTCGAATCCTTCCTCCTGGACAACGTCGATCTACCGACGATGGTCAACTACATCGCGGTCAGCAATCTGATCCATAACAACGACCACCTGAAGAAGAACTACTTCCTCTATCGGGAGACCGAGGGCAGCGCCAAGTGGGGTGTCCATGCATGGGACCTCGACCTGACCTTCGGGCGGAACTTCTTCGGCTCGTCGCTGAACGACACCATCTGGGCCGACCATGACTCGATCCCCGGTGAGGATGTGGTCGTCTCGCCGAGTCATCCGCTGCTCGGGACGATCGATCGGCGAACCGTCCTCGGGAATCTGAATCGATTCCTCGACCGCATCCTCCGTAGTGGAGAGGACGTCGAGTCGATGTACTTCCGACGTCTTCGAAGCATCATGGACCTGCTCTTGGTCGAGGGTCGATACGAGACCCGAATCGATGAGCTGTACGCTCAGACATCCGTCGAGGCCGCCCTGGATATCGTGAAATGGGGGCAGTACGGTGTGGCGCAGACTCAACTCCAGGCGATCGATATCCTCAAACAGGACTTCATCGAAAAGCGACGCACCCATCTGTACGTGACCCACAGCGTCTGTAATATCCCCGATGCCCAGTCCCCGATCGCCGACGTCATCATCAGCGAAATCATGTACCAACCGGCCGGTGGACTGCCCAATGCGGATCAGGAGTTCATCGAGTTCTACAATCCGTCGGTGATCGATGCCGTGGATATGAGTGATTGGCGACTCGACGGTGTCGCTCTGACGTTTCCGCCGGGTACGGTCATCCCTCCCAACGGCTACATGATGGTCACCAAGAACGAAACGCTGTTTCGTCAGACGTACGGCGGCGGCCATTACGTCGCTACGGCCTACTCGGGATCGTTGAACGATCTTGGCGAAACGTTGACTCTGAGAAATGAGTTCGGTGCGGTGGTCGCATCGGTCAAGTTCGAAGCGGTTGCGCCCTGGCCAACTGACGCCGCGGGCATCGGAGTTTCGCTGGAGTTGATCGACGTGACCCTCGGCGAGTCCCATGTGGGCAACTGGGCCGCCAGCAGTTCCATGGGTGGGACGCCCGGTCTTGCCAACACCGCTTCCGGGTCCGTTGCCGCCGTACCGGCCTTGACGATCAACGAGGTGTTGCCCGTTAACGCAACGGTCAACATGGATGAGCAATCGGAGTCCGATCCATGGATCGAGATCTACAACGCGGGACCTGCGATGATCGATCTCCAGGGATACCATCTGACCGACGACTACCTCACCCCGACGAAATGGACTTTCCCCGCTTCCAGCGACGTCTGTTCCGAATGCTGGCTGCTGGTCTGGGTGGACGGCGAAACCGGTGACGGACCCCTTCACACGAGTTTCGCGCTCAATTCCGGCGGCGGGTCGATTGCTCTGACCGACGCGACCGGCGCCCTCATCGATTACGTGAATTACGGCAGCTTGCCAGCCGATGTCAGCTTTGGCCGTTTCCCGGAGGAGGACACGGCTTTGCGGATCCTCTCCATGGCGACGCCGGCGGCCGCCAATCTCGCAACGCCCAGCGCGCTGATTCTCAATGAGTACAACGCAGTCTTGCCAACGAACAAACTCGACAACCTGGCGTCGGACACCTACTGGGGCCGGATCGACGGAAATGGCGGTGACTGGTTCGAATTGGTCGTGACCAGTGATCACCTCGACATCACCAACTGGGAGCTGGCTCTCACGAATGATACGGGTGGGGTCGGCGAGACTACGCAGTCGTTGTTCTTTTCCAGCAACACGCTCCTGACGGACCTACGCGCCGGAACGATCATCACGATTTCCGAAGACCTGGCAGACGATGCCTCCTACGATCCCGCAGGGGACGACTGGTGGATCAATCTCAACGCAGGTGGGTCGGGGACGGGCACCTACATCACGGCGCAGGACTTCGAGGTTTCGAACCAGAATTGGCAACTGACCATCCGCGACGACATGGCGGTCGACCAATTCGGCCCGGTGGGCGAAGGGATCTTGCCCCTCGCCGGAATCGGCAACGACGAGGTCTTCAAGCTTGAGGACGATCCGTCGCCGTTCATCACTCCCTCGTCAGACTACAACGACGGAACGTCCAGTACGTTCGGCTCCGAAAACATCTTCTCGGCGGGATCCCGCACGCAGGACTTCAGCGCCCTGCGCGAAATCGGCCTCGAGGGTACCTGCACGGTTCCGGATGGGGATGGCGATGGCATCTGCGACCAGGATGACAACTGCCCCTCGAACCAAAACGCCATGCAGGAAGACGCCGACGGCGACGGGATCGGTGACGTTTGCGACGCGTGTTCCAATGACGCCAATAACGACATCGACGGCGACGGTTTCTGCGCCGACGTCGATAACTGCCCGATCAACGCCAATGCCGGTCAGGAAGACGGCGAAACCGACCTGATCGGAGACGATTGCGATAACTGCATCGCCACCTCCAATTTCGATCAGGCGGACGAAGACGGCGACGGAATCGGCGATGCCTGTGACGCGTGCCTGATGGATCCGGTCAACGATCCGGACGGCGATCTCATCTGTTTCGCCGTCGACAACTGTCCCGCGATCTCGAACAACGGTCAGTCCGACATGGACTCTGATGGGTTGGGAGATGTCTGTGACAGCTGCCCGGACGACGAGAACAACGATCAGGACCTCGATGGGGTCTGTGGCGATATCGACAATTGCCCCGCCAGCCCCAACGGCAGCCAAACCGACGGGGACTCCGATGGGGACGGAGATCTGTGCGACAACTGCGTCGCCGTATCCAACGCCAACCAGACCGACACCGACGACGATGGTGAGGGAGACGCGTGTGACACCGATGACGACAACGATGGTCTCCTGGATGGTCCCGACAACTGTGACCTGATCGCGAACCCCGGCCAGGAAGATGCCGATACCGATGGTCAGGGTGACGCCTGCTCGTCGGACGACGACGGCGATACGGTCACCGACGACATGGACAACTGTCCTCTGGATGACAATCTGGGGCAGGCCGATCTCGACGGCGACATGGTCGGGGACGCCTGTGACTGTGCCTCGAGCGATCCCAGCCTTGCTTCGACTCCGGGACAGATTGGCGCGAGTCTGCGGATGACCTCCGGTGGCGCCCTATCGTGGTTACGCGGGCCCGAAGGTTTTACCTCCAACCTCTATCGGGGGACCTTCACGGCAGGCGCTGCGTGGGCCTACGACGAGACCTGTCTCACCGATAATCTCGCCGAGCTTACCGGAAACGATGCGGCAGTCCCGGCGGTCGGCCAGGGCTACTACTACCTGGTCGGAGGTCGGAATAGTTGCGGAGACGGTCCGATCGGGCTGGGCGTTGCAGGCGTCGGCATCACGCCGGCAGCAGCGTGTATGGCCGGCAGCGGTGATTTCGATGTTGACGGCGTGAATGACGACGGCGACAACTGCTCCACGATGTCGAACGTGGGCCAGACCGACGGCGATTTTGACTTCGTCGGAGACGTCTGCGACAACTGCCCGGCGACGGCAAATCGACTCCAGCTGGACGCCGACGCGGACCTGACAGGCGACGAGTGCGACCCGGACAACGACAACGACGGGCTTCCCAACGAGAGCGATAACTGCCCGCTGGATTCGAATATCGGGCAGAGCGACGCCGACTTGGATGGGATCGGGGACGTCTGCGATCCATGCACGGATATCGATGGCGACGGTCTTGGGGACCCTCAGTTTTCGAACGTTGGCTGCAATCCGGATCCGTTCCCGGACGATATAGAGAACGACGTCGATGCAGATGGTGTCGGTGCGACGGCCGACAACTGTCCGCTGGATCATAACGCCGACCAGTTGGATGACGACGGTGATGGTCTTGGCAATGTCTGCGACGATTGTCCACTCGATCCCGAAAACGATATCGATGGCGATGGGTTGTGTGCGGGTGGCTGCGATTCGGTGCAAACGCAGGTTCTCCCATTCACCCAACCTCTGGACACGATCGTCGTCGGCGAGGGATCGTCGATGCGATACCTCGCCAATCTCGTCGATCCCGGCGTCGCAAACACGTGGACGGCCAGCGCCTTTAACGACAGTGCGTGGACCGTCGGTACCTATGGCATCGGTTACGAGGCCAATACCGGCGCCGAGAATCTGATCCAGACCACAGCGCCGGTGGGATCCCTGTCCGTCTACACCCGGGCCACGTTCAATATCGCGGATGTCGGCATGGTGGACGATCTATGGATCGCGGCGGATTACGACGACGCCTGGGTCGCGTGGATCAACGGGGTCGAGGTCTATCGTTCTGCGGAAATGCCGGTGGGTGAGCCGACCTGGAACGCCGATCCAAGCTCCAAGGAATCCAGCAACGGCATGACGCCGGACTACGGGCTGATCTTCGATATCTCGTCAATCGGGTTACCCGAATTGCAGAATGGTGACAATGTCCTGGCGGTTGCCGTATACAACCGAATTCCTGCCACGCCGCCGTCGACGGATCTGGTTCTGGTTCCCCGCCTCGCAATTAATCGGGTGCCGGCGATGCGCTATAGCGACAACGTCAGCGATCCGGGCCTTGGTCTCACATGGACGACGGAGGTCTTCGACGACTCGTCGTGGGGCAACGGTGCCTATGGCGTCGGCTTCGACACGCTGGGACCGCCGAACACCCTACCCCTGCTGGCCTCCGTCGTTCCGGATGGAACGATCTCCGCGTACACCCGCGTCGGGTTCGAGGTCAGCGATTCGACCGTCTTGACGGGGATCTTCCTGGCCGCCGACTACGATGACGGGTATGCCGTGTGGATCAACGATGAAGAGGTCTATCGATCGCCCGAGATGCCCGTGGGCACGCTGGACTGGGACACTGTGCCCCAGTCCCACGAGTCGAGCAATGCGGCGCCGCCGGACTTCTCGTCACAGATCGACATCACGTTGGCCGCGCTCCCGTTCATCCGTACCGGCCAGAATCTCTTCGCGGCCGCTGTCTGGAATACGAGTGGGACGTCGAGTGATCTTGTGCTGTATCCTCAACTCAGTGCCGATCTGCTGATCGCCGACAACTGTCCTTACATCGCAAACCCGGGGCAGGAGGACATGGAACTCGATCGTGTCGGCGACGTTTGCGATAACTGTGTCAGTCAGTTCAACCCGACCCAGCAGGACACCGACGGCGACGGACTAGGGGACGTCTGCGACCCGTGATCGATCAGTCTCGCGAGAACATCGAACGGAACGCGTGACCGGCGATCTGCGGGTTTTCGCGAAGGCGTCGAACGGAGTAGGCGTACCACTGTTCCCCGTAGGGCACGTAGACGCGTAGGCGATGGCCGTCCGCAAGGATGTTGTTCCGTAGGCGCTCGCGGACTCCCAGCAACATCTGAAACTCGTAGCGATCGCGGGAGACATCAAACTCGCGGATCAGTTCGAGAGCGCGCTCGACCAGCCATTCGTCGTGGGTTGCGATCGCCACCTTGGCACCACGTTCGAACATCCGTCGCGTGCACGCGACAAAATTCTCGCGGATCTCGTCGAACCCCGTGTGGGCGATCTCTTCGGGTTCCAGGTAAATCCCTTTGCAGATCCTGAAACTGGCAGGTTGCGTCGTCAGGACGTCAATGTCGGAGAGCGTTCGACGAAGTCTCGCCTGCAACACGACACCGATATGCGCGGGCATGGTGCGCCGCAGGCGCTCGTAAGTCCGGAGAGTCTCGTCGGTGCACGGCGCATCTTCCATATCGATACGCACGGAATTATCGAGCTCGGCGGCGAGCTGGGTCACTTCCAGTATTCGCTGATAGCAAGCCTCCGGGTCCAGTAAGAGACCGAGGGCTGTCAGCTTGATGGAGACGTTGGTCTCCGAAAGACCTTCCTGCTGGATTCGGCGGAGGAGTTTCAGGTACGCGTCCGCGTTGCGATCTGCCTCGGCGGGTGCTGTCGTGAACTCACCCAGGATGTCCAGAGTGACCATCGCCCCTGCATCGCGAAGTGGCCGTACGCGTCGCAGCGCCTGTTCGGCCGTCTCACCGGCGATATAAGGTTCCGAAAAGTGACGGACGATCGGGCGGGGAACTACAGGCAGCGACCAACCGATAAGACGATCAAGCAGGCTCATCAATCCGGGCCAGAACTTCGCCGTCTTCCGGGAAACGTCCGAGTTCTTTTTTTGAAAATATCAATTGGTCGTCGACTCGGATCTCGAACACGCCACCACCGGACGCGATCAACTCGGCTTCGACCCCCAACGCACGTTTTAGCTCATCTGCCAGACCGGCAGCTCGTGGTTTGTAATTTCAAGAAGCGCAGTATTCGATCGTGATCTTCATCGGGCACCTACTCGCGGTTAGCGTCTACAATTGTCGGGGTCGGCAACGTTGGTAATCCTACCAATTGCGCATCTGTCGGGCCAACCGAATTCCACCTTTCGGGGAAGGTAGAAGAGCCAGTGACCAACAGGACGAGCATTCGGTTCCTCGGGGCGACCGGGACCGTGACCGGTTCGAAGTTCCTGATCGAGCACGAGGGATTTCGGGTGCTCGTGGATTGTGGGTTGTTTCAGGGCTTGAAGAACCTTCGGATGCAGAATCGCGCGACACCCCCCGTAAATCCATCGAAATTGAATCTCATCGTACTGACTCACGCGCATATCGATCACACGGGCTACCTGCCTCTGATGGTAAAGCGGGGATACGAAGGCGACGTCCTCGCGACCCATCCGACCGTAGACCTCTGTGGGATCCTTCTACCCGACTCCGGATACCTCCAGGAGGAGGATGCCCGCTGGGCCAACCGCCGCGGTTACTCCAAGCATCAACCGGCGGAGCCGCTCTACACGCAGCTGGAAGCCCGCGCCTCGCTGAAAAATCTGCGTCCGGTTCCGTTCGACGAGACCCTACAGATTCACGACTCGATGAGCGTACGGTTCAGGCCGGCCGGTCATATTCTCGGTGCCGCAATCGTAGAGTTTCGACTGCATCGAAACGGTCGTGAGGATATCCGCTGTGTTTTCTCGGGGGATCTTGGGCGTTGTAGCCAGCCGATCATTCCTCCCCCAAGTCCGCTGCCCGATTGCGATCACCTCGTCATGGAGTGCACGTATGGCAATCGTGACCATCCTGACGACGACCCGAAGGACCTCCTCGAGGATGTGATCCGGCGGACCGCCGAGCGCGGGGGGATGGTCGTCATTCCGGCATTCGCTGTAGGGCGCACGCAGGCGCTCCTTTTTATTTTGCGAGAACTGCAGAATGAGGGGCGCCTACCGCGGGATATTCCGATCCATATTGATTCCCCCATGGCGATCCAGGCCACGAAGATCTTTACTCGTCATCGCGACGCTTACGATCTCGAGTCGCGAGGGCTCCTGTCCACAGGTGAGGATCCTCTGGGTCTCTCGAACGTCGTCATCAACGAGACCGTCGAACAGTCCAAATCATTGAACGATCTCCGCTATCCTGCGATCCTGATATCGGCGTCCGGCATGGCGACGGGGGGGAGGGTGCTGCACCATCTCGGCTACCGACTTCCGGACCATCGGAACACGGTGTTGTTCGGTGGCTACCAGGCCGTTGGAACTCGGGGTCGACTACTGCAGGAGGGTCGGAAGACGGTGCGAATCCATGGCCGCGAGGTCAGGGTGCGTGCCGATGTCTTGACCCTCGACGGGCTGTCGGCCCACGCCGATCGAAAAGGGTTGATGACCTGGCTGGAGTCGGGGTCGCGCATTCCGGAACAGATCCATCTGGTCCACGGAGAGTCGGAGGCCCGCACGGCATTCGCTGACCAGATCTCGGGGAAGCATGGTCATCGCCCGAATTGTCCGGAGTTCGGCGAACGGGCCGAACTCTCGTGAGGGAATGCGCATGAGTCAATTCGTCTTCGAGTTCCTGCGGACATCTGCAGGCCAGGCGCCGGAGGCCTCTGCCGACCATCGGCGGTGGTGTCTTGACCTACATGGAGACGGCCGACTGGGGTTGGCGGGCGCCTACACCGACGGCTCGGGCTTTCTCGTGATCCTCCAGGGCTTGGATCGTCTCGAGGGAGAGCGTCTCGTGAGAGACCATCCCTGGGTGGTCGCGGGTTCCGGCAGCTGGTCATTGCGGGAGTGGAGTCCCGATCCGAGCCCCGATCAGTCCTGAGACACCGCAACCGGTGGATCGACCCAGCGACCATGATCCTTGATCAGCTGAACCAGTCGCTCCTCTGCGCCCTTCGTCGGAATATCCCGCGCAACCATCTCCTTACCGACGAATAGCGCGATCTTGTCCTCTCCCCAGCCGACGTAGCCGAAGTCGGCGTCGGCCATCTCCCCCGGGCCGTTCACGATGCAACCCATCACCGCAATTTTCAGGCCCTTGAGATGGGATGTCCGTTCCTTGATTCGAGCCGTTGTCTCTTCCAGGTCGAAGAGCGTGCGACCGCAGGACGGACAGGAGATGAACTCCGTACGGGTAATTCGAACGCGCGCTGCTTGCAGAACCCCGAACGCGACGCGTCGTGACTCCGTCGCGTCCGAACGGCGAACCTGAATTGAATCGCCGGTTCCGTCACAGAGGAGACCGCCGAGCTGAGTGGCCGTTTTCAGCAGACTCGCCGTGTCCAGACGATCGTCGCGGTCGATCAGGACCAACGGAATGGGAGCCCCAGCGTGGGTCAGCGCCGCGGAAAGTAATCGGTAGCCATGCAGGGTCGAGATTCGTGGATCCGGTACCAGGCCGAACTGCACGTGTCGAAGCGGCGCCGCGTTCAATCCATCGATGCAAGCGAGCGCGGTCTGTACGACCTGTCTCAACGGGTCCGCCGTGTCCTGCGTCGCGCGAAGTTCCACGAGCAAGAGGCGATCGGCACCCGCCGCCGAGTCAAGAAGCTCTCGGATGGTATCGACCGAGTTGACGTCGCACTCGACCTGGAGACGATCCGTTGCCGCCCACCAGCGGTCGGTCGTGTCCAGGGCCGCATCGGTCTTGACTCGCGCGGAGAGTGCGACGCGTGGGGCGACGTTGTGGAGTGCCTGGCGAAGCTCGAGAAGTCTCTGGTCATCTCCCGATTCGAAGGCGTCGATCACGATGACGTCGGCGCGAGTCTCTTCCGGCACGCGGACCCCGATCTGCGAGTCGAGTTCCGAGCGGATAGCCTTGGGCTCTGAGAGCACCTGGACGAGAGGCGTCTCGACCGCGACGGTCTCGCCGCCGCCGATACGAAGCGCGCCGCAAGTCACCGGCTCGGCGACCCGGCGATCGTAGCGATGGGGGTCCCTGAGCTCCGGCCATGGGTCCGTGGGTTGCTTGAGTTCGCCAAGATGGCGCGCGCTGTTTGCCACCAGTTCACGCGCGACAGGGATTTCCGCGACCGGATCCTCGGTGAGCGAGACACGAACCGTGTCTCCGAGGCCCTCGGCCAACAACGCTCCGATGCCGATCGCCGACTTGATCCTTCCGTCTTCGCCGTCGCCGGCCTCGGTGACGCCGAGATGGAACGGATAGTCCATTTGCTCCGCGGACATCCGCGACGCGAGGAGCCGATACACGTGTTGTACGACGACGGGGTTTGACGATTTCATCGAAAGCACGAGATCGCGATAGTCATGTTTCTCGCAGATGCGAACAAACTCGAGGGCGGACTCCACCATGCCCCCGGGCGTATCCCCGTAGCGGTTCATGATGCGATCGGAGAGCGACCCGTGGTTGGTTCCGATCCGCATGCTGACACCCAGCGTTTTTGCTCGCTTGATCAGCGGTGTAACCACGCGTTCGATTCGTTTCAACTCGCCGTCGTATTCCACATCCGTGTACTCACGTGATGCAAACTTCTTCTTGTCTGCGTAGTTACCCGGATTGATGCGGATCTTCTCGACGTGTTCAACGGCCTTCATGGCAGCGGCGGGGGTGAAGTGGATGTCCGCGACGAGTGGCACGCGGATCTGTCGACGTTTCATTTCCGCACGGATGTTCGGAAGGTTGTCGGCGTCGCCGGTTGTCGGAACCGTAACACGCACGATTTCGCAGCCGGCATCGACCAGACGCTCTATCTGATCGACGGTCGCCGTCGTATCGCGGGTCGACGGGGTGGTCATCGACTGGACACGAATGGGCTCGTGGCCGCCGATCGCGAGGTCGCCGATGGCCACCCGGCGGGTCTTTCGGCGATACGGTCGGATGCCGTTGTAGGTCCATGGGCGCACGGGTTCGGTCCTCGCGAGGCCCGGATCGGGCCCCGAACGATCATTTTATCAGTTCCGCAACGAGAAAAGCCGGGTCTTGCCGCAAAACGCCATGGTGCCCGGGGAGCATCGTGCGTACCCCTATGACCAGGGGCGTCGATCGAGGCTCTCCAGAGAGCCAAGGGGGCGCAATGCAACGAGTGACTCGGTGGTGGGCAGTCGCAATGGTCGCCGTTGCCGGCGCTGGGATCTGCCTGACCGTGATCACGGCGTTCTTTCTCAGGATCATCCGCAATGAACTGCCGTGGAACAACGGGGATGGCGCGCGACAGTTGTACCAACTTGTGGGCGAGTCCTACGGCAAGGGGTTCACTGCCGGCTTCTTCCTCTGTTTCTCGCTGACAATCGTCGCGATCGCGATCAGCGCGTGGGTCGAGCAGATTCGCTCCGCACGTCCTTCCAACTCATCGCGAGGCATGGATCTGGCGTAACGCGTTACCTGCAATCTTGGCGATCCGCCGGGAGGCGTCGACGCGCTTGAACAGTTCCTGATTGCATTCCAGTTCGAGACAATCCAGCCCGAACGTCGCCGCGTGGCGTTCGGCCGAGTACATCATTCCCTCGCGCCCCGAATAGGGTTCGTTGTATCGCACCCGCAAGCCGGCCTGTCGGAAGTGACGCACCATCCGTTGTGCCGCAGCGGGTGAGCGGTGATAGAGGATGCCGATATCGAATGCCCGTCGTCGCCGGCCGAGTCGAGATGTAAACGAATGCACGGAAAACACGAGCGGTCGTCCATCCCGCAGTAACGCATCGGACAGAACTCGATCGATTGCATCGTGGTAGGGGCGATAGACCGTGTCGATGCGATGACGACGTTCCGTGATCGAGGGCGGATCGTTCCAGGGAAGTTGTACGCCGCCGACTTCCGCTCGGAACATCGAGGCGTCGCCGATCGCACGATTGAGATCGATCCAGAGCCGCGAGAGCCGCGAGCCGACCGCCGGGGCTCGCAGGACGGCGTGGAGTTCTTTGCAAACGTCCCAGGCCCCGCGATCCCATCCCCAGTGTTCTCCGAGTCGACGACGCTGCGACTCGGAGCAGCGGATCTTCCGGGGCATGAGAGGTGTGGCGTGTTCGCAGGTCAAGACCGTGTGCGGCACGGCATCGCCACGCAGGAGCCTGTACGCTGAAGCCAAGACCGTCCCTCGGTGTTAGTCTCATGCAAGCCCACGGAGGGTACCAGTTGGTATCGCCGGCGGCCGATCATGGCGACGGGAGAGCCTTTGAACTGGCGAGTGCCCCTGCTCATCGGGTTAGTCTTCGTGGCCGGCGTCTGGATGGGTCGCGAGGTCGTTCGCGCCGTTCGCCCTGCGCCAGGGCCCCCGACACTTCGCGTCGGCGACGTCGCTGATGGCGACGATGCCGACAATGCCGGTCTTCCGCTTCCCGACGGACTCTCCGACGAGGAGCTTCGTGACATCGACATCTTTCGCGCAGCATCGCGGTCGGTTGTGAACGTTTCCGGTGTGGAGCTGCGACGCTCGTTCCGTCTCGATCTCTTCGAGATCCCTCGCGAATCGGGGACCGGGTTCTACTGGGATGATCGAGGTCATATCGTCACGAACTACCACGTAATCGATGGCTCCAATCGTCTGTGGGTCACGTTGCCGGATCGAACACGCTGGCCCGCCGCGGTCGTCGGTGCGGCGCCGGAAAAAGATATCGCCGTGCTGAAGCTGGAGGCCGGTGCGCCCCACCAGCCGGGAATCGAGAGGGGAGATTCCGGCGTGTTGCGAGTCGGACGGAAGGTACTCGCACTGGGCAATCCATTCGGCCTCGATCAGACCCTCACGATGGGAGTGGTCAGCGCACTGGATCGAGAGATCGACTCGCCCACCGGCCGCAAGATACGAGGGGTCATTCAGACCGACGCGGCGATCAACCCGGGTAACTCGGGTGGGCCGCTCCTGGACTCCGACGGCCGATTGATCGGTGTCAACACCACGATCGTCAGCCCCAGCGGTGGTTCCTCCGGGATCGGTTTTGCCATCCCGATCGACGCGATCGAGCGACTGGTGCCCCAGTTGATCCTCCACGGTCGGCTTGTCGAACCGGGGATCGAAGGGGTCGAGTGGCTGTCGAGTCGACGAAGCGGACGACTGGGGGTCGAGGGCGTCGTGGTGTACGCGGTGGAGCCCGGGAGCGGCGCGTCGCGCCTGGGGATCGTGGGACTGCAGCTGGACGAGCGTCGGCGATTGAGACTGGGAGACGTCGTGGTCGCCGTCGACGGCGAGTCAACGCCCGATCTGGACGCGTTGCGAGATCGCTTTGATCTTGTCGGTGTGGACGGCAACGTCGAGCTGACGGTCCAGCGTGCCGGGAATCG
Encoded here:
- a CDS encoding SelT/SelW/SelH family (seleno)protein, coding for MKITIEYCASUNYKPRAAGLADELKRALGVEAELIASGGGVFEIRVDDQLIFSKKELGRFPEDGEVLARIDEPA
- a CDS encoding lamin tail domain-containing protein, producing MRSRWLSLRKLLGLVGVLVVLWAPVSADVVITELMYNPASGDNLDEFIEIYNTGGGAVDLTGWCFDGVVFCFLPATMIADGQRLVIAADAAQYTATYGGTADGVFTLEVSSDGERIAVLDDMLVVVDEVQFEDVAPWPITPDGLGPSLEVIDPTLDNSTPRNWRASLANDGTPGVVNSVNAVGYPAWVQNVQFPAPAIPLSTITVTAELLDAASASLYYKIDFGTEVQIPMLDDGANGDGASMDGVWGAIIPSQIAGTLVRFRVEVTGTNADIRYPRDDDTVTYDGTVAVDTGLTSALPILHWFIDPVDYADALAHKLTDETEPAVLYYDGTLYDGIETRVRGQSSRGWPKPPWKMLFPQGHKFQAPDLILSPVDTFSIQSNYADKTQIREVLAWESFRDSGAPFLQTFPVRVEQNGQFFGLYTYLEAPDAEWVRRSNLSSTASRYKAFDDMRERGPEFQLVPYYEKKTRLTENYQDLHDLIFQINNLSGAALESFLLDNVDLPTMVNYIAVSNLIHNNDHLKKNYFLYRETEGSAKWGVHAWDLDLTFGRNFFGSSLNDTIWADHDSIPGEDVVVSPSHPLLGTIDRRTVLGNLNRFLDRILRSGEDVESMYFRRLRSIMDLLLVEGRYETRIDELYAQTSVEAALDIVKWGQYGVAQTQLQAIDILKQDFIEKRRTHLYVTHSVCNIPDAQSPIADVIISEIMYQPAGGLPNADQEFIEFYNPSVIDAVDMSDWRLDGVALTFPPGTVIPPNGYMMVTKNETLFRQTYGGGHYVATAYSGSLNDLGETLTLRNEFGAVVASVKFEAVAPWPTDAAGIGVSLELIDVTLGESHVGNWAASSSMGGTPGLANTASGSVAAVPALTINEVLPVNATVNMDEQSESDPWIEIYNAGPAMIDLQGYHLTDDYLTPTKWTFPASSDVCSECWLLVWVDGETGDGPLHTSFALNSGGGSIALTDATGALIDYVNYGSLPADVSFGRFPEEDTALRILSMATPAAANLATPSALILNEYNAVLPTNKLDNLASDTYWGRIDGNGGDWFELVVTSDHLDITNWELALTNDTGGVGETTQSLFFSSNTLLTDLRAGTIITISEDLADDASYDPAGDDWWINLNAGGSGTGTYITAQDFEVSNQNWQLTIRDDMAVDQFGPVGEGILPLAGIGNDEVFKLEDDPSPFITPSSDYNDGTSSTFGSENIFSAGSRTQDFSALREIGLEGTCTVPDGDGDGICDQDDNCPSNQNAMQEDADGDGIGDVCDACSNDANNDIDGDGFCADVDNCPINANAGQEDGETDLIGDDCDNCIATSNFDQADEDGDGIGDACDACLMDPVNDPDGDLICFAVDNCPAISNNGQSDMDSDGLGDVCDSCPDDENNDQDLDGVCGDIDNCPASPNGSQTDGDSDGDGDLCDNCVAVSNANQTDTDDDGEGDACDTDDDNDGLLDGPDNCDLIANPGQEDADTDGQGDACSSDDDGDTVTDDMDNCPLDDNLGQADLDGDMVGDACDCASSDPSLASTPGQIGASLRMTSGGALSWLRGPEGFTSNLYRGTFTAGAAWAYDETCLTDNLAELTGNDAAVPAVGQGYYYLVGGRNSCGDGPIGLGVAGVGITPAAACMAGSGDFDVDGVNDDGDNCSTMSNVGQTDGDFDFVGDVCDNCPATANRLQLDADADLTGDECDPDNDNDGLPNESDNCPLDSNIGQSDADLDGIGDVCDPCTDIDGDGLGDPQFSNVGCNPDPFPDDIENDVDADGVGATADNCPLDHNADQLDDDGDGLGNVCDDCPLDPENDIDGDGLCAGGCDSVQTQVLPFTQPLDTIVVGEGSSMRYLANLVDPGVANTWTASAFNDSAWTVGTYGIGYEANTGAENLIQTTAPVGSLSVYTRATFNIADVGMVDDLWIAADYDDAWVAWINGVEVYRSAEMPVGEPTWNADPSSKESSNGMTPDYGLIFDISSIGLPELQNGDNVLAVAVYNRIPATPPSTDLVLVPRLAINRVPAMRYSDNVSDPGLGLTWTTEVFDDSSWGNGAYGVGFDTLGPPNTLPLLASVVPDGTISAYTRVGFEVSDSTVLTGIFLAADYDDGYAVWINDEEVYRSPEMPVGTLDWDTVPQSHESSNAAPPDFSSQIDITLAALPFIRTGQNLFAAAVWNTSGTSSDLVLYPQLSADLLIADNCPYIANPGQEDMELDRVGDVCDNCVSQFNPTQQDTDGDGLGDVCDP
- a CDS encoding MBL fold metallo-hydrolase; the encoded protein is MTNRTSIRFLGATGTVTGSKFLIEHEGFRVLVDCGLFQGLKNLRMQNRATPPVNPSKLNLIVLTHAHIDHTGYLPLMVKRGYEGDVLATHPTVDLCGILLPDSGYLQEEDARWANRRGYSKHQPAEPLYTQLEARASLKNLRPVPFDETLQIHDSMSVRFRPAGHILGAAIVEFRLHRNGREDIRCVFSGDLGRCSQPIIPPPSPLPDCDHLVMECTYGNRDHPDDDPKDLLEDVIRRTAERGGMVVIPAFAVGRTQALLFILRELQNEGRLPRDIPIHIDSPMAIQATKIFTRHRDAYDLESRGLLSTGEDPLGLSNVVINETVEQSKSLNDLRYPAILISASGMATGGRVLHHLGYRLPDHRNTVLFGGYQAVGTRGRLLQEGRKTVRIHGREVRVRADVLTLDGLSAHADRKGLMTWLESGSRIPEQIHLVHGESEARTAFADQISGKHGHRPNCPEFGERAELS
- a CDS encoding proline dehydrogenase family protein; its protein translation is MSLLDRLIGWSLPVVPRPIVRHFSEPYIAGETAEQALRRVRPLRDAGAMVTLDILGEFTTAPAEADRNADAYLKLLRRIQQEGLSETNVSIKLTALGLLLDPEACYQRILEVTQLAAELDNSVRIDMEDAPCTDETLRTYERLRRTMPAHIGVVLQARLRRTLSDIDVLTTQPASFRICKGIYLEPEEIAHTGFDEIRENFVACTRRMFERGAKVAIATHDEWLVERALELIREFDVSRDRYEFQMLLGVRERLRNNILADGHRLRVYVPYGEQWYAYSVRRLRENPQIAGHAFRSMFSRD